In Elusimicrobia bacterium HGW-Elusimicrobia-1, the following proteins share a genomic window:
- a CDS encoding two-component system response regulator has protein sequence MPEKKSGILVVDDESDIVLVLGEFLSQEGFRVYTANRGEQAVEKVREFPVDLVLLDLAMPGMDGIEALKKIKEIKPGINVIMITAYRDADKVVNAFRMGAYDCIFKPFDLKYLRTAILAKLLE, from the coding sequence ATGCCGGAGAAAAAAAGCGGTATTTTGGTAGTCGACGACGAGTCCGATATTGTGCTTGTGCTCGGAGAATTCCTGTCGCAAGAAGGTTTCAGGGTTTATACCGCCAACAGGGGCGAGCAGGCGGTGGAAAAGGTCAGGGAGTTTCCCGTCGATCTTGTTCTTCTGGATCTTGCGATGCCGGGGATGGACGGCATAGAAGCGCTTAAGAAAATCAAGGAAATCAAGCCCGGTATTAACGTCATAATGATTACGGCGTACCGCGACGCGGATAAAGTGGTAAACGCGTTTCGCATGGGGGCGTACGACTGTATATTCAAGCCCTTCGACCTTAAATATTTGCGCACGGCGATACTCGCCAAGTTGCTCGAGTGA